One part of the Ochrobactrum quorumnocens genome encodes these proteins:
- a CDS encoding dicarboxylate/amino acid:cation symporter, producing the protein MIAVPNGAVAEPRRPIPFYKQLYVQVLFAIAAGILLGHFYPELGTSLKPLGDAFIKLVKMIIAPVIFLTVATGIAGMTDMKKVGRVAGKAMIYFLTFSTLALIIGLIVANVVQPGAGMHIDPASLDPSAVANYAEKAHEQTISGFLSNIIPTTIVGAFASGDILQVLFFSVLFGVSLAMVGDKGKPVTDFLQMLTAPVFKLVSILMKAAPIGAFGAMAFTIGKYGIGSIANLAMLIATFYITALLFVLVVLGAVARYNGFSIIALIRYIKEELLLVLGTSSSEAALPSLMDKMEKAGCKRSVVGLVIPTGYSFNLDGTNIYMTLAALFIAQATDIPLSLTDQILLLLVAMLSSKGAAGITGAGFITLAATLSVVPAVPVAGMALILGIDRFMSECRALTNLVGNAVATIVVARWENELDVERLNAAMNGKPIVIEPEPVGELVLQPAE; encoded by the coding sequence ATGATTGCCGTACCGAATGGCGCTGTGGCTGAACCACGCCGCCCAATCCCATTTTATAAGCAACTTTATGTGCAGGTTCTGTTCGCGATTGCTGCAGGTATTTTGCTTGGACATTTCTATCCTGAGCTTGGCACCTCTTTGAAGCCTTTGGGCGATGCCTTTATCAAGCTCGTGAAGATGATCATCGCTCCGGTGATCTTCCTGACGGTAGCAACCGGCATTGCCGGTATGACCGACATGAAGAAAGTCGGGCGCGTGGCCGGTAAGGCCATGATCTACTTCCTGACGTTTTCCACACTGGCACTGATCATTGGTCTCATCGTTGCCAATGTTGTGCAGCCGGGCGCAGGTATGCATATTGATCCGGCCTCGCTTGATCCAAGCGCGGTCGCAAATTACGCCGAAAAGGCGCATGAACAGACGATCAGCGGCTTCCTGTCCAACATCATACCAACCACAATCGTTGGCGCATTCGCTTCAGGAGACATTCTTCAGGTTCTGTTTTTCTCGGTCCTGTTCGGCGTCTCTCTTGCCATGGTTGGCGATAAAGGCAAGCCAGTTACAGACTTCCTGCAGATGCTGACTGCACCCGTTTTCAAGTTGGTTTCGATCCTGATGAAAGCTGCGCCAATTGGTGCCTTCGGCGCAATGGCATTCACAATCGGCAAATATGGCATCGGGTCTATTGCCAATCTGGCAATGCTCATCGCTACATTCTACATCACGGCATTGTTGTTCGTACTCGTGGTGTTGGGTGCTGTTGCTCGCTATAACGGGTTCTCGATCATTGCGCTCATTCGCTACATCAAGGAAGAGCTCCTGCTGGTTCTTGGTACATCTTCTTCGGAAGCCGCGTTGCCGAGCCTCATGGACAAAATGGAAAAGGCAGGTTGCAAGCGCTCCGTCGTTGGCCTCGTTATTCCAACTGGCTACTCGTTCAACCTTGATGGCACGAATATCTACATGACGCTTGCAGCACTGTTCATCGCGCAGGCGACAGATATTCCACTCTCGCTAACCGACCAGATTCTGCTGCTTCTTGTGGCTATGTTGAGTTCTAAGGGTGCAGCGGGCATCACCGGTGCTGGCTTCATCACTCTTGCAGCCACGCTTTCTGTTGTTCCTGCGGTTCCAGTTGCCGGTATGGCGTTGATCCTGGGTATCGACCGCTTTATGTCGGAATGCCGTGCACTGACCAATCTTGTCGGCAATGCAGTTGCGACCATCGTGGTCGCGCGTTGGGAAAACGAACTGGATGTCGAGCGTCTTAATGCCGCGATGAATGGCAAACCGATAGTCATAGAACCGGAGCCAGTGGGCGAACTGGTTTTGCAACCTGCAGAGTAA
- a CDS encoding NAD(P)/FAD-dependent oxidoreductase produces MSGPDTPHILVVGAGFGGLQFIHDLKSANVRITLVDQRNHHLFQPLLYQVATTILATSEIAWPIRHLFRDRKDVTTLLGTVVGVDTAAQKVQLENGEEIAYDTLVLATGARHAYFGNDRWEKVAPGLKALEDATTIRRRLLLAFERAERETDPAKQQALLTFSVVGGGPTGVELAGIIAELAKQTMWPEFRNIDTRQARILLVEAGPRILAAFPEDLSTYAQNALQKIGVEVRLGVPVKEITEDGVTVGEEFIPCKTAIWAAGVAASPAAVWLGAESDRAGRVRVLPDLTVAGHENIFVIGDTAWVEGPDGKPVPGIAPAAKQQGAYVAKVIRSRTSGKAIPAPFRYRHQGNLATIGRGAAVVDMGRIKLTGAIAWWVWGIAHIFFLIGTRSRAAVAWSWLWTFISGQHSARLITQGKAAEDNK; encoded by the coding sequence ATGAGCGGACCGGATACCCCCCATATCCTCGTCGTTGGTGCAGGCTTTGGTGGCCTGCAATTTATCCATGATCTGAAAAGCGCGAATGTTCGCATTACGCTTGTCGATCAACGCAATCATCATCTTTTCCAGCCGCTGCTTTATCAGGTTGCGACAACAATCCTCGCCACGTCTGAAATTGCCTGGCCAATCCGCCACCTTTTTCGGGATCGCAAGGATGTCACAACCTTACTCGGCACAGTTGTCGGTGTGGATACTGCGGCACAAAAAGTGCAACTCGAAAACGGTGAGGAAATTGCTTACGACACACTCGTGCTCGCAACGGGCGCGCGCCACGCTTATTTTGGCAATGATCGTTGGGAAAAAGTTGCTCCGGGTCTGAAAGCGCTGGAGGACGCCACGACCATTCGCCGCCGTTTACTTCTCGCATTTGAGCGTGCGGAGCGCGAGACTGATCCTGCGAAGCAACAGGCATTGCTAACATTCTCGGTGGTTGGTGGGGGACCGACCGGCGTTGAATTGGCGGGCATTATTGCAGAGCTCGCCAAGCAAACCATGTGGCCGGAATTTCGCAATATCGACACGCGGCAAGCACGCATTCTGCTTGTTGAGGCGGGACCACGTATTCTGGCGGCGTTCCCCGAAGATCTTTCGACTTACGCGCAAAACGCATTGCAGAAGATTGGTGTTGAAGTCCGTCTCGGCGTGCCCGTCAAGGAAATCACCGAAGACGGAGTGACCGTTGGTGAAGAGTTCATCCCTTGCAAAACAGCCATTTGGGCTGCTGGTGTTGCGGCATCACCTGCAGCGGTATGGTTGGGCGCTGAAAGCGACCGCGCTGGCCGCGTTCGCGTTCTACCCGACCTGACCGTAGCTGGTCATGAAAACATCTTCGTGATTGGCGATACGGCGTGGGTTGAAGGTCCGGACGGAAAACCTGTCCCGGGTATTGCTCCGGCGGCCAAGCAGCAGGGAGCCTATGTTGCGAAGGTCATTCGCAGCCGCACGTCGGGAAAGGCAATTCCAGCGCCATTTCGCTATCGCCACCAAGGAAATCTTGCGACCATCGGTCGTGGTGCGGCTGTGGTCGATATGGGACGCATCAAACTAACCGGTGCAATTGCTTGGTGGGTATGGGGTATTGCCCATATCTTCTTCCTGATTGGTACGCGAAGCCGAGCCGCTGTTGCATGGAGTTGGCTCTGGACCTTCATATCAGGCCAACACAGTGCGCGCCTGATTACGCAAGGCAAAGCCGCAGAAGACAATAAATGA
- a CDS encoding MarR family winged helix-turn-helix transcriptional regulator — MPEVRDVPFETTLLVRDTCLCLHVQRAARALARFFDEELRPSGLNNGQFSLLMSLNRPSPPPMKPVAELLAMDQTTLTAALKPLQRNGWVEVVVNPKDRRERLLVLTSEGQSVLASAVPIWMAAHAKLENTFPGNKLELFRQELVSLCR, encoded by the coding sequence ATGCCAGAAGTTCGCGACGTCCCGTTTGAAACCACGCTTCTTGTGCGTGACACTTGTTTATGTCTGCATGTACAGCGTGCAGCACGCGCACTTGCGCGCTTTTTTGATGAGGAGCTGCGCCCATCGGGCTTGAATAACGGGCAATTCTCGCTGCTCATGTCACTCAATCGCCCTAGCCCACCTCCTATGAAACCAGTGGCTGAGCTTCTCGCCATGGATCAGACCACCCTCACCGCAGCACTAAAACCCTTGCAGCGAAATGGCTGGGTCGAAGTTGTCGTTAATCCGAAAGATCGTCGCGAGCGGCTTCTTGTTCTAACATCTGAAGGACAATCAGTGCTTGCCTCTGCCGTTCCTATCTGGATGGCAGCGCATGCGAAACTTGAAAACACTTTTCCCGGCAATAAGCTTGAGTTATTTCGTCAAGAATTAGTTTCACTTTGCCGTTAG
- a CDS encoding homoserine O-succinyltransferase, protein MPIKIPDDLPATSVLEAEGVMVMREADAIRQDIRPLKIGLLNLMPNKATTETQIARLLGATPLQLELTLVRITNHVARHTSADHMLSFYRPWEEVRDERFDGFVITGAPVERMPFEEVTYWDEMQRVFDWTQTHVHRTLNICWAAQAAVHHFHGMSKYDLPGKASGVYSQQNLAPSSPYLRGFSDDFAIPVSRWTEVRKDDIPSESSLRVLVDSPESGLCLLEDPQHRALHMFNHVEYDTTSLADEYFRDIQLQPETPPPANYFPNDDVSRKPQNCWRGHAHLLFGNWINEMYQSTPYDLENIGKS, encoded by the coding sequence ATGCCTATTAAAATTCCTGACGATCTGCCCGCAACCAGTGTTCTCGAAGCCGAGGGCGTTATGGTCATGCGTGAGGCGGATGCTATCCGTCAGGATATCAGGCCGTTGAAAATTGGCCTTCTTAATCTGATGCCGAATAAAGCGACGACAGAAACGCAGATTGCGCGGCTGCTGGGGGCTACCCCGCTACAACTCGAACTAACGCTCGTGCGCATAACCAATCACGTTGCACGTCACACGTCAGCCGACCACATGCTTTCCTTCTACCGTCCATGGGAAGAGGTGCGTGATGAGCGCTTTGATGGCTTTGTCATTACGGGCGCGCCAGTTGAACGCATGCCATTTGAGGAAGTCACTTATTGGGATGAGATGCAGCGCGTTTTCGACTGGACGCAGACGCATGTTCATCGCACGCTGAATATCTGCTGGGCTGCGCAAGCTGCTGTGCATCATTTTCACGGCATGAGTAAATATGATCTGCCCGGTAAAGCCTCCGGTGTTTACAGCCAGCAGAATTTGGCACCGTCTTCGCCTTATTTGCGCGGTTTCTCAGATGACTTCGCAATCCCAGTCTCTCGGTGGACAGAAGTGCGCAAAGACGACATCCCGTCAGAAAGCAGCCTGAGGGTTCTGGTTGACAGTCCAGAAAGCGGCCTGTGCTTGCTGGAAGATCCGCAGCATCGCGCGCTACACATGTTCAACCATGTTGAATATGATACGACATCGCTTGCAGATGAGTATTTCCGGGATATCCAGCTTCAACCGGAAACACCACCGCCTGCCAATTATTTTCCAAATGATGATGTCAGCCGTAAGCCACAGAACTGCTGGCGTGGCCACGCGCATCTGCTTTTTGGCAACTGGATCAATGAGATGTACCAGTCAACGCCTTATGACCTCGAAAATATCGGCAAGTCCTAA
- a CDS encoding glycoside hydrolase family 25 protein → MRFSVVSAIALACTALAGCTSSSGIDSLMPQPSAELTSSVVRPSAPVIETARASQSMPAAPQEEVLAWAGPVPDAGPFKTEPPAPLTQRPEQRVAAPISVPKPEVAAYPPVRLAPQQRSRVYSQRFRDAKPINFGSVSPRRHAVHGVDVSRWQGNIDWATLRQNGANFAYIKATDGGDHLDPMFRKNWRDAKAAGLKRGAYHFFYWCRVASQQADWFIRNVPVDPDALPPVIDVEWNGDSSCKRRPSPAQVREKMQVFMDALERHYGKRPVIYTAPDFYDDNLKGAFTDYPFWLRAVAQHPSKVYPGRRWVFWQYSGSGLSQGVNGKIDLNVFHGSEEQWHKWVDRFASQS, encoded by the coding sequence ATGCGTTTTTCAGTTGTGTCAGCAATTGCCCTTGCCTGCACCGCTCTGGCGGGTTGCACGTCAAGTTCCGGCATCGACAGTCTCATGCCGCAGCCATCTGCTGAGCTGACCAGCTCCGTGGTCCGGCCATCTGCACCTGTGATAGAAACAGCGAGGGCGTCGCAATCGATGCCCGCCGCCCCGCAGGAAGAAGTTCTTGCTTGGGCCGGTCCCGTTCCCGATGCAGGCCCGTTTAAAACCGAGCCTCCCGCTCCCTTGACGCAGCGCCCTGAACAAAGGGTGGCGGCGCCTATTTCAGTTCCCAAGCCAGAAGTTGCCGCCTATCCGCCTGTGCGTCTTGCACCTCAGCAACGTTCGCGCGTCTATAGCCAGCGCTTCCGGGATGCAAAGCCAATCAACTTCGGAAGCGTATCGCCGCGTAGGCACGCCGTACACGGTGTCGACGTCTCGCGCTGGCAAGGTAATATTGACTGGGCTACGTTGCGCCAGAATGGTGCTAACTTCGCATATATTAAAGCAACGGACGGTGGTGATCATCTCGATCCGATGTTCCGCAAGAATTGGCGCGATGCAAAGGCAGCAGGCCTGAAGCGCGGCGCTTATCACTTCTTCTATTGGTGCCGCGTCGCAAGCCAGCAGGCCGATTGGTTTATCCGCAACGTGCCGGTCGATCCTGACGCATTGCCACCTGTTATCGACGTGGAATGGAATGGTGATTCATCCTGCAAGCGCCGCCCATCTCCGGCACAGGTACGCGAAAAGATGCAGGTCTTTATGGATGCACTTGAGCGCCATTACGGTAAGCGACCGGTTATCTACACGGCACCAGATTTCTATGATGATAATCTCAAAGGTGCATTCACGGATTATCCGTTCTGGCTGCGTGCGGTGGCCCAGCATCCATCAAAAGTCTACCCCGGCCGTCGCTGGGTCTTCTGGCAGTATTCTGGCTCAGGCTTGTCTCAGGGCGTTAATGGTAAGATCGATTTGAACGTCTTCCATGGCAGCGAAGAGCAATGGCACAAATGGGTTGACCGCTTCGCCAGTCAATCTTGA
- the mog gene encoding molybdopterin adenylyltransferase: MKIGVVTVSDRASRGEYEDLSGPAIESWLKSAIVTPYEIIKCVIPDGMESVRDTLIDLADNIGCDLILTTGGTGPSPRDETPEAMNAVLHKELPGFGEQMRRASLEQTPTAILSRQTAGSRGKSFILNLPGKPVSIAMTLQAIFPAVPYCLDLIGAGRIETDPAVVKAHRPG; the protein is encoded by the coding sequence GTGAAAATCGGCGTCGTTACAGTTTCTGACCGTGCAAGCCGCGGCGAATACGAAGATTTGAGCGGTCCGGCAATCGAATCTTGGCTAAAAAGCGCGATTGTAACGCCCTATGAAATCATCAAATGCGTCATTCCGGACGGCATGGAATCTGTGCGTGATACGCTGATCGATCTCGCAGACAATATTGGATGCGATTTGATCCTGACCACAGGTGGCACAGGTCCTAGTCCACGTGACGAAACACCGGAAGCAATGAATGCTGTTTTACATAAAGAGTTGCCGGGTTTTGGCGAACAGATGCGTCGCGCAAGCCTCGAGCAAACACCAACGGCAATACTCTCACGTCAGACCGCTGGCAGTCGCGGCAAGAGCTTCATACTCAATCTGCCGGGTAAACCTGTATCCATCGCAATGACCTTACAGGCCATTTTCCCGGCTGTGCCTTATTGCCTTGATTTAATCGGAGCAGGTCGCATCGAGACCGATCCGGCGGTTGTCAAAGCCCATCGTCCCGGCTGA
- a CDS encoding circularly permuted type 2 ATP-grasp protein: MKPFDEMLNHGGSVRQPYEFLKQWLDQQDQHKLLQKTQDAESVFRKTGITFAVYGDEDAAERLIPFDIIPRIISGQEWRRLSQGIEQRVMALNAFLDDIYHRQEIVRAGRIPRELITNNEAFLPEMIGFRPPGNVYTHIIGVDIVRTAENQFYVLEDNARTPSGVSYMLENRETMMQLFPELFQNVKVRPVENYPQLLRQSLASVAPPGTQGVPTVAVLTPGIYNSAYFEHAFLADQMGVELVEGSDLRVVDGRVAMRTTKGYRAIDVLYRRVDDDYLDPLTFRPDSTLGVAGIMDVYRAGNITIANAPGTGIADDKAIYSYMPEIIEFYTGRKAILENVPTWRCSEPDSLAYVLDNLADLVVKEVHGSGGYGMLVGPAATKAERDTFAEKLKARPRNYIAQPTLALSTTPIFTESGLAPRHVDLRPFVLVSDRIRITPGGLTRVALKEGSLVVNSSQGGGTKDTWVLDD; the protein is encoded by the coding sequence GTGAAGCCATTCGATGAGATGCTCAATCATGGCGGGAGTGTCCGCCAACCTTACGAATTTCTCAAGCAGTGGCTCGACCAGCAGGATCAACACAAACTTCTGCAGAAAACGCAGGATGCTGAAAGCGTCTTTCGCAAGACAGGCATCACATTTGCGGTTTATGGCGATGAAGACGCAGCGGAACGTCTGATCCCATTCGATATCATTCCGCGTATTATTTCAGGTCAGGAATGGCGACGACTTTCACAAGGCATCGAGCAGCGCGTGATGGCGCTCAATGCTTTTCTGGACGATATCTATCATCGACAGGAAATCGTCCGGGCAGGGCGTATCCCAAGAGAACTCATTACCAATAATGAAGCATTTCTTCCGGAAATGATCGGGTTTCGCCCACCCGGAAATGTCTATACGCACATTATCGGCGTCGATATCGTGCGCACGGCTGAAAACCAATTCTATGTGCTTGAAGACAATGCGCGAACACCTTCCGGTGTTTCCTATATGCTGGAAAACCGCGAAACTATGATGCAACTGTTCCCAGAGTTGTTTCAGAATGTGAAGGTTCGCCCAGTCGAGAACTATCCGCAATTGCTGCGCCAATCACTCGCAAGTGTGGCACCACCCGGAACGCAAGGTGTGCCAACGGTGGCAGTGTTGACACCTGGCATCTACAACTCGGCCTATTTCGAGCACGCCTTTCTGGCAGATCAAATGGGCGTGGAACTTGTAGAGGGGAGTGACCTGCGCGTTGTGGATGGGCGTGTCGCCATGCGCACTACGAAAGGCTATCGCGCCATCGATGTGCTTTATCGTCGTGTCGACGATGATTATCTTGATCCACTAACATTCAGACCAGATTCCACGCTTGGCGTCGCAGGCATCATGGATGTCTATCGCGCTGGAAACATCACAATCGCCAATGCGCCGGGCACAGGAATTGCCGACGATAAAGCGATCTACTCTTATATGCCCGAGATCATTGAGTTTTATACCGGTCGCAAGGCTATTTTGGAAAACGTTCCGACCTGGCGCTGTTCAGAGCCTGACAGTCTGGCCTATGTGCTCGATAATCTTGCCGATCTTGTCGTCAAGGAAGTGCATGGCTCAGGGGGCTACGGCATGCTAGTCGGCCCGGCCGCGACCAAGGCTGAACGCGACACTTTTGCGGAGAAACTGAAAGCCCGTCCTCGGAACTATATTGCGCAGCCGACATTAGCACTTTCAACGACACCGATCTTCACTGAAAGCGGCCTTGCTCCACGCCACGTCGATCTTAGGCCGTTCGTACTGGTGTCAGACCGCATTCGCATCACACCCGGCGGATTGACGCGTGTGGCGCTGAAGGAAGGCTCGCTCGTTGTGAACTCCAGTCAGGGCGGCGGCACAAAGGACACTTGGGTACTCGACGACTAA
- a CDS encoding alpha-E domain-containing protein, translating to MLLGRTANGLYWMFRYIERAENMARLVDAGLRMALTKTSDAPEEWSSVVVSAGASQTFSAKYHAYNAANVADFLLRDMDNPSSVMSCIENARSNGRMVRTALTREAWESVNEAWMVLKKSLCKPLKEADLPPLLDQIKRETALIRGAFHGTMLRNEIFDFAGLGTFIERADNTARILDVKYYVLLPAVSYVGTTLDNYQWESILRSVSAHRSYRWVYDGDYRPAHVADYLILNGRMPRSLNYCYQSINGHLNYLAKDYGDSAVCHQTGEKIYATLQNQEIGAIFDVGLHEFLTDFISRNNRLGNEIAETYNFY from the coding sequence ATGCTTCTTGGCCGTACGGCAAACGGGCTTTACTGGATGTTCCGCTATATCGAGCGCGCTGAAAACATGGCGCGTCTGGTTGATGCGGGATTGCGTATGGCACTTACAAAAACATCGGATGCACCGGAAGAGTGGTCTTCTGTGGTGGTATCGGCAGGCGCAAGCCAGACGTTCTCGGCGAAATATCACGCTTATAATGCTGCAAACGTCGCTGACTTTCTGCTTCGGGATATGGATAATCCGTCAAGCGTCATGTCCTGCATAGAAAACGCACGTTCCAATGGACGTATGGTGCGAACTGCACTAACTCGCGAAGCGTGGGAAAGCGTCAATGAAGCGTGGATGGTCCTTAAAAAGTCGCTCTGTAAGCCATTGAAAGAAGCCGATTTACCGCCGCTGCTCGATCAGATCAAACGCGAGACAGCACTGATCCGCGGTGCGTTTCACGGGACGATGCTGCGTAACGAGATCTTCGATTTTGCGGGGCTCGGCACTTTTATCGAACGCGCAGACAATACGGCACGTATTCTCGATGTGAAATATTATGTGCTCCTGCCGGCTGTTTCTTATGTCGGAACCACGCTGGACAATTATCAGTGGGAGTCGATTCTCCGATCAGTCTCAGCACATCGGTCGTATCGCTGGGTTTATGATGGTGACTATCGTCCTGCGCATGTCGCGGACTATCTGATCCTCAATGGGCGTATGCCGCGATCGCTCAATTATTGCTATCAGAGCATTAACGGACATTTGAACTATCTAGCCAAGGATTATGGCGATAGCGCTGTTTGTCACCAGACGGGCGAGAAAATCTATGCAACCCTGCAAAATCAGGAGATTGGTGCAATTTTCGATGTCGGTTTACATGAGTTCCTGACTGATTTCATTTCCCGCAACAACCGGCTCGGCAACGAGATCGCTGAAACCTATAATTTTTATTGA
- a CDS encoding transglutaminase family protein, with product MLLNIRHVSHYRYENPVPYAVQRLRLRPPTLPGQVVKHWELKIEGGEPEVSYIDGFGNKTDLVQHARNVNEIIITASGNVEVEDRVGVLGPVYGYAPLWLFERETHLTMPGDRIRALSGDLPKDKERLALLHELMNSVHTAVAYMPGTTSVATNAESALEAGRGVCQDHSHIFLSAARLLKIPARYVSGYLLMEGIDEQTASHAWTEAHIDGLGWVGFDAANNVCPNDRYVRLATGLDYRDAAPISGVRLGGAVESLAVHINVGQ from the coding sequence TTGTTGCTCAATATCCGGCATGTTTCGCATTATCGATATGAAAACCCGGTTCCCTATGCGGTTCAGCGGTTGCGGCTGCGCCCGCCGACTTTACCCGGCCAAGTGGTCAAACACTGGGAACTTAAGATTGAAGGCGGCGAGCCTGAAGTTTCCTATATCGATGGCTTCGGCAACAAGACCGATCTTGTCCAGCATGCCCGCAATGTGAACGAGATCATCATTACCGCGAGCGGCAATGTTGAAGTGGAAGATCGTGTTGGCGTTCTGGGTCCAGTGTATGGCTATGCGCCTCTGTGGCTGTTTGAACGCGAAACCCACCTGACGATGCCCGGCGATCGCATCCGCGCACTTTCTGGTGATCTGCCGAAAGATAAGGAACGTCTTGCATTGTTACATGAACTGATGAATTCAGTTCATACTGCAGTTGCCTATATGCCTGGCACGACTAGCGTCGCGACCAATGCAGAAAGTGCACTCGAGGCGGGTAGGGGCGTTTGTCAGGACCACAGTCATATCTTTCTCTCTGCAGCGCGATTGCTTAAAATTCCGGCCCGCTATGTGTCCGGCTATCTGTTAATGGAAGGCATCGATGAGCAAACCGCGAGCCATGCATGGACAGAGGCGCATATCGATGGACTTGGCTGGGTAGGGTTTGATGCTGCCAATAATGTCTGCCCAAATGATCGGTATGTTCGTCTGGCAACGGGGCTTGATTATCGCGATGCAGCGCCAATTTCCGGGGTAAGGCTTGGAGGCGCTGTTGAAAGCCTTGCGGTCCACATCAATGTAGGGCAGTGA
- a CDS encoding proteasome-type protease: protein MTYCVGMKIDRGLVFMSDTRTNAGLDNISTFSKMRSWNKAGERVIVLLSAGNLATTQAVASLLEERMKAPEDRHPSIFDAPSMFQVARLIGDTVKEVITNSATGGQSADAFGASFILGGQIKGGQPRLFYIYPEGNFIESSVDTPFFQIGENKYGKPILVRAYQETMSFEEAVKLLLVSFDSTLKANLSVGLPLDMQIYETDSLELGEHRRFEASDPYYQTVSESWSEALKSALEQLPSFSFDQ from the coding sequence ATGACTTATTGCGTTGGAATGAAAATTGATCGCGGCCTTGTGTTTATGTCCGATACAAGGACGAATGCAGGCCTCGATAATATCTCGACATTCTCGAAGATGCGTAGCTGGAACAAAGCTGGCGAACGTGTGATTGTGCTTTTATCGGCGGGTAATCTCGCTACCACACAAGCCGTTGCGAGCCTGCTTGAAGAGCGCATGAAGGCGCCAGAGGACAGGCACCCGTCAATATTCGACGCACCCTCCATGTTTCAGGTGGCACGTCTCATTGGCGATACGGTCAAGGAAGTCATTACGAACTCGGCAACAGGCGGGCAGAGTGCGGACGCATTTGGCGCATCGTTCATTCTGGGCGGGCAGATCAAAGGCGGACAGCCTCGGCTCTTCTATATTTATCCCGAAGGCAACTTCATCGAAAGCTCGGTCGATACGCCATTTTTTCAGATTGGTGAGAACAAGTACGGCAAGCCAATTTTGGTGCGCGCTTATCAGGAGACAATGAGTTTCGAGGAAGCGGTCAAGCTGCTGCTCGTTTCTTTTGACTCGACATTGAAGGCAAATCTCTCGGTAGGGCTGCCGCTTGATATGCAGATTTATGAGACCGACAGCCTCGAGCTCGGCGAACACAGGCGCTTTGAAGCAAGCGACCCTTATTATCAGACGGTTTCGGAAAGTTGGTCTGAAGCGCTGAAGTCGGCGCTCGAGCAGTTGCCGTCTTTCAGTTTTGATCAGTAG